The following are encoded together in the Nocardioides thalensis genome:
- a CDS encoding PP2C family protein-serine/threonine phosphatase translates to MTEPAPGPETVPSPDAAPRPAGGADLRLRYHAVSDVGRVRKDNQDSGYAGPWLLAVCDGVGGAARGDIASSTAIAELRQLDVPPTGDLLIRVTDGLHDAHESIGSQVDADPALNGTSTTATLALFDGRKVAIGHVGDSRGYLFREGELSQLTTDHTFVQSLIDEGRITEEEARTHPHRNLILKALDGLHEVEPDLFALELVPGDRLFLCSDGACGVLEAGRIADILSGGSPEYAAIELVRASLDAGSSDNVTCVVADVLTEEQAAADPTYAALQPQTVGAAAELRRRLPRSLFRGHRSGDTGELEPVDAEIPEGIDFAIQADPPMDPETYRYAPRAPQRFRWARRLMALALVLGLAWVGVASAYWWTQQQYYVAEADGMVVIYRGVNDLPGLSSVYRETTIPVDSLSESQAEDVADGLDADSYDDAEQIVRNLAKDAQLPVDPSLGGAAD, encoded by the coding sequence ATGACCGAACCAGCTCCCGGGCCCGAGACCGTCCCGTCGCCTGACGCCGCCCCCCGCCCCGCGGGTGGTGCGGACCTGCGCCTGCGCTACCACGCGGTGTCCGACGTCGGCCGCGTCCGCAAGGACAACCAGGACTCCGGGTACGCCGGGCCGTGGCTGCTCGCCGTCTGCGACGGCGTCGGCGGCGCCGCGCGCGGCGACATCGCCTCCAGCACGGCGATCGCCGAGCTCCGCCAGCTCGACGTCCCACCCACCGGCGACCTGCTCATCCGCGTCACCGACGGCCTCCACGACGCGCACGAGTCGATCGGCAGCCAGGTCGACGCCGACCCGGCGCTCAACGGCACCAGCACAACGGCCACGCTCGCCCTGTTCGACGGGCGCAAGGTCGCCATCGGTCACGTCGGCGACTCCCGCGGCTACCTCTTCCGCGAGGGCGAGCTCTCGCAGCTGACGACCGACCACACGTTCGTGCAGAGCCTGATCGACGAGGGCCGCATCACCGAGGAGGAGGCGCGCACCCACCCGCACCGCAACCTCATCCTCAAGGCGCTCGACGGGCTGCACGAGGTGGAGCCCGACCTGTTCGCCCTCGAGCTGGTGCCCGGCGACCGGCTGTTCCTCTGCAGCGACGGCGCCTGCGGCGTGCTGGAGGCCGGGCGGATCGCCGACATCCTCTCCGGCGGCAGCCCCGAGTACGCCGCCATCGAGCTGGTGCGCGCCAGTCTCGACGCCGGCAGCTCCGACAACGTCACCTGCGTCGTCGCCGACGTGCTCACCGAGGAGCAGGCCGCGGCCGACCCGACGTACGCCGCCCTCCAGCCGCAGACCGTCGGCGCCGCGGCCGAGCTGCGTCGCCGGCTCCCGCGCAGCCTGTTCCGCGGCCACCGCTCCGGTGACACCGGCGAGCTCGAGCCGGTCGACGCCGAGATCCCCGAGGGCATCGACTTCGCGATCCAGGCCGACCCGCCGATGGATCCGGAGACCTACCGCTACGCGCCGCGCGCGCCGCAACGGTTCCGCTGGGCCCGCCGGCTGATGGCGCTCGCCCTGGTGCTCGGTCTCGCGTGGGTCGGCGTCGCCTCGGCGTACTGGTGGACCCAGCAGCAGTACTACGTCGCCGAGGCCGACGGCATGGTCGTCATCTACCGCGGCGTCAACGACCTTCCCGGCCTCTCCAGCGTCTACCGCGAGACGACCATCCCGGTCGACAGCCTCTCGGAGTCGCAGGCCGAGGACGTCGCCGACGGCCTCGACGCCGACAGCTACGACGACGCCGAGCAGATCGTGCGCAACCTCGCGAAGGACGCGCAGCTTCCCGTGGACCCGAGCCTGGGCGGGGCGGCCGACTGA
- a CDS encoding FHA domain-containing protein FhaB/FipA — protein MSELTLFLIRIAYLAILWIFVLSAISVIRSDMFGARMPTPATGGKPPKQPKQKAPPKRRGAPTHVAVVQGPNTGITAALADAPILIGRGNDAAIRLDDDYVSTRHARIAASGDQWFVEDLGSTNGTYLGNQRLTQPTTIMLGSQVRIGKTVLELRK, from the coding sequence GTGTCTGAGCTGACCCTGTTCCTGATCCGGATCGCCTACCTGGCGATCCTGTGGATCTTCGTGCTGTCCGCGATCTCGGTGATCCGGTCCGACATGTTCGGCGCCCGGATGCCCACGCCCGCCACCGGCGGCAAGCCGCCGAAGCAGCCCAAGCAGAAGGCGCCGCCGAAGCGGCGGGGCGCGCCCACGCACGTCGCGGTCGTCCAGGGCCCCAACACCGGCATCACCGCCGCGCTGGCCGACGCCCCGATACTGATCGGCCGCGGCAACGACGCGGCGATCCGCCTCGACGACGACTACGTCTCCACCCGGCACGCGCGGATCGCGGCGTCCGGTGACCAGTGGTTCGTCGAGGACCTCGGCTCCACCAACGGCACCTACCTCGGCAACCAGCGGCTCACCCAGCCGACCACGATCATGCTCGGGTCGCAGGTGCGGATCGGGAAGACCGTCCTGGAGCTCCGGAAGTAG